The Nothobranchius furzeri strain GRZ-AD chromosome 6, NfurGRZ-RIMD1, whole genome shotgun sequence genome includes a region encoding these proteins:
- the prlra gene encoding prolactin receptor a, with translation MRKAEGGILLRLLLLFMLHATGTSYSPPGKPTLTRCRSPEKETFTCWWEPGSDGGLPTKYALYYRKENSDKVFECPDYRTAGENSCFFNKNDTSVWVNYNITVVATNALGRTFSDPVDIDVVYIVKPNPPENLALTVLWDQTWPYLHVSWESPQKADTRSGWITLIYELRIKLEDEDEWEEHPAGQQKTFNIFSLCSGGKYLVQVRCKPDHGFWSEWSSSQYVKVPEYFNREKSMWVLAVIFSAFALFIITWLIHMNCHNLKQCILPSVPGPKIKGFDEQLLKDGKSMDAFSSLVGANFPPTTTNYEDLLVEYLEVFVPEERELMLEETKELHNDSLKFENSTSDCDSGRGSCDSHTLLIDKSEEEKGQQPDQQSSEIKMDGKGQDEEDKYLTCSPENVDSHQLSSEKVKTWPSSFSPLPEYSPIPLQQPNSHETSKQPCLSDSLFAAGPLPSHFPHLGHNTKDEIGSSYWQFGISNKQLHLLHQQMEAHQQLQAHKNASVSNIGHLQLPSVRFTEYVEVQRVSDQNMVILHPVPSHPETSYPDWHQTEEYSKVKCVDNDNGLLLLQREGVEEGMDMCSYEELPESDPSKTTNTTFTSPCSQPAPSVQDERVVGGYVETSVFTLPTY, from the exons ATGAGGAAGGCTGAGGGAGGTATTTTGCTGCGGTTGCTGCTGTTATTCATGCTGCACGCAACCGGAACAA GCTACAGCCCACCAGGGAAACCAACGCTAACGAGATGTCGGTCTCCTGAAAAAGAGACATTCACCTGCTGGTGGGAGCCGGGTTCGGACGGTGGGCTTCCAACCAAGTACGCCTTGTACTATCGCAAGGAAAA CTCTGACAAGGTGTTCGAGTGTCCAGACTACCGCACGGCCGGAGAGAACTCCTGCTTCTTCAACAAGAACGACACGTCCGTTTGGGTCAACTACAACATCACGGTGGTGGCCACCAACGCTCTGGGGAGGACATTTTCCGACCCCGTCGACATTGACGTTGTCTACATAG TCAAGCCCAATCCTCCGGAGAACTTAGCACTGACCGTCCTCTGGGACCAAACCTGGCCCTACCTCCACGTGTCGTGGGAATCCCCGCAGAAAGCCGACACTCGCTCAGGTTGGATCACCCTCATCTATGAGCTCCGGATCAAGTTGGAGGATGAAGATGAATGGGAG GAGCACCCTGCAGGCCAACAGAAGACATTTAACATTTTCAGCCTCTGCTCAGGGGGTAAATACTTGGTTCAGGTGCGCTGTAAGCCTGATCATGGCTTTTGGAGTGAATGGAGCTCATCGCAGTACGTTAAAGTGCCTGAAT ATTTCAATCGAGAAAAGTCCATGTGGGTCCTGGCTGTGATCTTTTCTGCTTTTGCCTTGTTCATCATCACCTGGCTTATTCACATGAACTGTCACAA CCTGAAGCAGTGCATTCTGCCTTCCGTTCCTGGACCTAAGATTAAAGGATTTGATGAACAGCTTCTAAAG GATGGCAAATCCATGGATGCCTTCAGCTCACTGGTAGGGGCCAACTTCCCTCCCACGACCACTAATTATGAGGACCTCCTTGTGGAATACCTAGAGGTGTTCGTCCCAGAAGAGCGAGAGTTGATGCTGGAGGAAACAAAAGAGCTACACAATGACAGCCTTAAATTTGAGAACTCCACTTCAGACTGCGACTCGGGTCGGGGAAGCTGTGACAGTCACACCCTGCTCATAGATAAAAGTGAAGAAGAGAAGGGACAGCAACCAGATCAGCAGAGCAGTGAAATTAAGATGGATGGAAAAGGACAAGATGAGGAGGACAAATATCTGAcatgttctcctgaaaatgtggaCAGCCATCAGTTGTCTAGTGAGAAGGTAAAGACTTGGCCTTCCTCATTTTCTCCACTGCCTGAGTACAGCCCCATCCCTCTGCAGCAACCTAACTCACATGAGACATCAAAACAGCCCTGCCTTTCTGACAGCCTGTTCGCCGCTGGGCCCTTGCCCTCCCATTTTCCTCACCTAGGTCACAACACCAAAGATGAGATTGGATCTAGCTACTGGCAGTTTGGCATCAGCAACAAGCAACTTCATCTACtccatcagcagatggaggccCATCAGCAGCTCCAGGCCCACAAAAATGCCAGCGTCTCCAACATCGGCCACCTTCAGCTACCTTCAGTCCGGTTCACCGAGTACGTCGAAGTCCAGAGGGTCAGCGACCAGAACATGGTCATTCTGCATCCTGTTCCCTCACATCCAGAAACCAGCTATCCTGACTGGCACCAGACAGAAGAGTACAGCAAGGTGAAGTGTGTGGACAATGACAACGGGCTCCTGTTGCTCCAGAGGGAGGGCGTGGAGGAAGGGATGGACATGTGCTCTTATGAGGAGCTGCCAGAGAGTGACCCATCAAAGACTACCAACACGACATTCACCAGTCCTTGCAGTCAACCTGCCCCATCAGTCCAGGATGAAAGGGTGGTCGGGGGTTACGTTGAAACCTCTGTGTTCACTCTACCCACCTACTAG